A single window of Candidatus Schekmanbacteria bacterium DNA harbors:
- the rlmB gene encoding 23S rRNA (guanosine(2251)-2'-O)-methyltransferase RlmB, with the protein MVRKGQHGRKPDRAALKKKEIIYGLNPVKESIRAGKRKIFSIYLLKRRSDFFHNIIEEAERKNIRIIFSDEREIEKMASSSTHQGIAAEISPYPYLSIDDFLKEVSDKEDSFVLFLDGITDPMNFGSIIRSALLFGVDYIVTEERNCAPVTATVCKASAGAVEHMKIVVVTNLVKLAERLKDIGFWIYGADAEASHSIREMDFPKKKVIVLGSEGKGIRRLLKTVCDDLFFIPTTRVIDSLNVSAAASVILSHLYSFKK; encoded by the coding sequence ATGGTCCGCAAGGGACAACATGGAAGAAAGCCTGATAGGGCTGCTCTCAAAAAAAAGGAAATCATTTACGGTCTCAATCCTGTCAAGGAATCAATAAGAGCGGGAAAAAGAAAAATCTTTTCCATATATCTGCTGAAAAGAAGAAGTGATTTTTTTCACAATATCATTGAGGAAGCTGAAAGGAAAAATATCAGAATAATTTTTTCTGATGAAAGAGAAATAGAAAAAATGGCTTCTTCTTCGACGCATCAAGGTATTGCCGCAGAAATCTCGCCTTATCCATATTTATCAATAGACGATTTTTTGAAGGAAGTTTCGGACAAGGAAGATTCTTTTGTTCTCTTCTTGGATGGGATTACTGATCCGATGAATTTTGGCTCTATAATACGAAGTGCTCTACTTTTCGGTGTTGATTATATCGTAACAGAAGAACGAAATTGCGCGCCTGTTACAGCCACTGTGTGCAAAGCATCAGCAGGCGCTGTTGAACATATGAAAATTGTTGTAGTTACAAATCTTGTAAAATTGGCTGAAAGATTAAAAGATATTGGATTCTGGATTTATGGCGCTGATGCTGAAGCATCACATTCGATTCGGGAGATGGATTTCCCCAAAAAGAAGGTCATTGTATTGGGAAGTGAGGGCAAAGGTATAAGGCGGCTACTAAAAACAGTTTGTGATGACCTCTTCTTTATTCCTACTACAAGAGTTATCGATTCTCTAAATGTTTCA